In Nostoc sp. UHCC 0926, a single genomic region encodes these proteins:
- the aroA gene encoding 3-phosphoshikimate 1-carboxyvinyltransferase: MDTIAIPALNRPVDATVEIPGSKSLTNRALLVAALAEGDSILENALFSEDSEYFAKCLEQLGIPITLNPHQAQIQVAGRGGDIPAKQADLFVGLAGTAARFISALVALGNGEYRLDGVPRMRERPMGDMLTVLQTGGATVNFEGNSGFMPYTVYSRQFAGGNFRLKANQTSQQLSALLMIAPYAQQDTSIEVEGTLVSQSYIKMTCRLMADFGVEVIQIGDNQFQIKAGQRYQARHYTVEPDASNASYFFAAAAVTGGRVRVKHLTKQSCQGDILWLNVLEQMGCQIKDSDDYTEVTGPKQLQGIDIDMNDISDLVQTLGAIAPFASSPVTIRNVEHIRYKETDRIRAVVTELRRLGVEVEEFADRLKIEPGPITPATIETYHDHRMAMAFAVTGLKVPGIVIKDPGCTAKTFPDYFTRFFQMLEQ; encoded by the coding sequence GTGGATACCATTGCAATTCCTGCTCTAAATCGGCCAGTGGATGCCACGGTAGAAATTCCCGGTTCTAAAAGTCTTACCAATCGCGCACTGCTCGTTGCTGCTTTGGCAGAAGGTGACTCCATTTTAGAAAATGCCTTATTTAGTGAAGACAGCGAGTATTTTGCCAAATGTTTAGAGCAATTGGGCATTCCCATTACTTTGAATCCTCATCAAGCACAGATCCAAGTGGCGGGAAGAGGAGGCGACATTCCAGCTAAACAAGCAGATTTATTTGTGGGTTTGGCAGGTACAGCAGCACGGTTTATCTCGGCGTTGGTGGCACTGGGGAACGGCGAATATCGCCTAGATGGCGTTCCCAGGATGCGAGAACGACCGATGGGTGACATGCTGACTGTGTTGCAAACGGGTGGAGCAACCGTTAACTTTGAGGGAAACTCCGGGTTTATGCCCTATACCGTCTATAGTCGGCAATTCGCTGGTGGAAATTTTCGCTTGAAAGCTAACCAAACAAGTCAGCAACTTTCGGCATTGCTGATGATTGCGCCTTATGCTCAACAAGATACTAGCATTGAGGTTGAGGGGACACTAGTTTCTCAATCTTACATCAAAATGACCTGTCGTTTGATGGCAGATTTTGGCGTAGAGGTGATTCAAATCGGCGATAATCAATTTCAGATTAAAGCAGGTCAACGTTACCAAGCTCGACATTACACAGTAGAACCCGATGCGTCAAATGCTTCTTACTTTTTTGCCGCCGCCGCCGTCACGGGTGGACGGGTGCGCGTCAAACATTTGACCAAACAATCGTGTCAGGGTGATATTCTGTGGCTAAATGTTTTAGAACAGATGGGTTGCCAAATTAAAGATTCGGATGATTACACGGAAGTGACGGGGCCGAAGCAATTGCAAGGCATCGACATTGATATGAATGATATATCAGATTTAGTGCAAACATTAGGAGCGATCGCCCCCTTTGCTAGTTCACCTGTTACCATCCGCAATGTGGAACATATTCGATATAAGGAAACCGATCGAATTCGAGCTGTGGTTACAGAGTTGCGTCGGCTAGGAGTTGAGGTTGAAGAATTTGCAGATAGACTGAAAATTGAGCCTGGCCCGATTACCCCGGCGACAATTGAAACCTATCACGATCATCGAATGGCAATGGCTTTTGCTGTCACTGGCTTGAAGGTTCCAGGAATTGTAATTAAAGATCCTGGCTGTACAGCGAAAACCTTTCCAGATTACTTTACCCGATTCTTCCAAATGTTAGAACAATAA
- a CDS encoding alkaline phosphatase D family protein: protein MVDYRNFEQFLHSRIKRRNLIIGAGALSGLAIANQFSDQRAIARSRFSNYPFTLGVASGDPYPTSVVIWTRLAPEPLNAGGMPSANVPIRWEVATDPDMRRIVSRGTVLATPQLAHSVRVVVEGLQSDTWYWYRFLVGQEASPIGRTRTAPLAGGYLNKLNFALVSCQHYEQGYYTAYKYLAKDDLSLVVHVGDYIYEGGISKNRPRQHNSAEIVTLEDYRNRHALYKTDSNLQAAHAAFPWIVTWDDHEVENNYANNISEIDTEPDQNRAIFLQRRAAAYQAYYEHMPLRPFSRPIGPDMQLFRRLSFGNLATFHVLDTRQYRTDQPCGDGTKERCPENLDPNATITGKRQENWLYDGLNSSQAKWNVLAQQVVVAQIDTKPGPGETYSMDKWDGYVASRDRLMRFLEQRKPSNPVVLSGDIHSNWAMNLKADFNNPESTTVGSEFVCTSITSGGDGADTSPNVQAYLPDNPHIKFFNGQRGYVRCALTPTTCKTDYLVLSNVTTPFGTISKRASFVVEDGRPGIQQV from the coding sequence ATGGTGGATTACCGGAATTTTGAGCAGTTCCTACACAGTCGAATCAAACGACGCAACTTAATTATCGGGGCAGGAGCATTGTCTGGTTTGGCGATCGCTAACCAATTTTCTGATCAAAGAGCAATCGCTAGAAGCAGATTTTCTAATTATCCTTTCACTTTGGGTGTAGCGTCGGGTGACCCCTATCCTACTAGCGTAGTGATCTGGACTCGTCTAGCTCCCGAACCCTTAAACGCAGGTGGAATGCCATCTGCTAATGTGCCAATTCGCTGGGAAGTAGCTACCGATCCCGACATGAGGCGCATTGTCTCCAGAGGTACGGTACTGGCAACTCCCCAACTAGCTCACTCAGTTCGAGTTGTGGTAGAGGGACTGCAATCTGATACTTGGTACTGGTATCGGTTTCTTGTCGGCCAAGAAGCTAGCCCCATTGGTCGCACTCGTACAGCTCCTCTAGCAGGTGGCTACTTAAATAAATTAAACTTTGCCCTTGTCTCCTGTCAGCACTATGAGCAGGGGTACTATACTGCCTACAAATATCTGGCTAAGGACGACCTTAGCTTGGTAGTGCATGTTGGCGACTACATCTATGAAGGAGGAATTTCAAAGAATCGCCCCAGACAGCATAACAGTGCAGAAATTGTGACTTTGGAAGATTACCGCAACCGTCACGCCCTCTATAAAACCGATTCCAATCTGCAAGCAGCTCATGCAGCGTTTCCCTGGATTGTTACTTGGGATGACCATGAGGTGGAAAACAACTACGCCAACAACATCTCAGAAATTGATACTGAACCAGATCAAAATCGGGCAATCTTCCTCCAACGGCGGGCTGCTGCCTATCAGGCTTACTACGAACATATGCCACTGCGCCCCTTCTCGCGTCCCATTGGCCCCGATATGCAACTTTTCCGTCGGCTCTCCTTTGGTAACTTAGCCACCTTCCATGTCCTAGATACCCGCCAATATCGCACCGATCAGCCATGTGGTGATGGCACTAAAGAACGTTGCCCAGAAAATTTAGATCCGAATGCAACGATTACTGGCAAGCGTCAGGAAAATTGGCTATATGATGGTCTAAATAGCTCACAGGCTAAGTGGAACGTTTTAGCCCAGCAAGTTGTAGTTGCTCAGATAGACACAAAACCAGGGCCTGGCGAAACCTACAGCATGGATAAGTGGGATGGTTATGTGGCTTCCCGCGATCGCCTCATGCGTTTCTTAGAACAGCGCAAACCATCTAATCCAGTAGTCTTATCAGGCGATATCCATTCCAACTGGGCAATGAATTTAAAGGCTGACTTTAATAATCCAGAATCTACTACAGTCGGGAGTGAATTCGTCTGTACTTCAATAACCTCCGGTGGAGATGGGGCAGATACCAGTCCAAATGTTCAAGCTTACTTACCCGATAACCCACACATTAAATTCTTCAACGGCCAACGGGGGTATGTTCGCTGTGCGCTGACTCCCACAACCTGCAAGACAGACTATCTAGTTTTATCAAACGTCACAACTCCATTTGGCACGATTAGTAAGCGGGCTTCATTTGTGGTTGAAGATGGTCGTCCCGGAATACAACAAGTCTAA
- a CDS encoding PEP-CTERM sorting domain-containing protein, protein MKLVPRLLLAATLTLGFATANAKSASAAIINYAFTVDSLVTKGNGFFSFDDSTFSNEDNPVATIKSLSFQFDGDSTVYTEKDDTKYPNFPLVFPTTSLTGKTSLGLDYLFNDKSNPSSSISYEIIGDDFTIFSRTSPDAEPISGRVSYTQIPEPTPLIGTLFACSLGWMMKKKVTSMKKVRF, encoded by the coding sequence ATGAAATTGGTTCCCCGATTACTACTTGCTGCTACTTTGACTTTAGGTTTTGCTACTGCAAATGCAAAATCTGCATCTGCTGCAATTATTAATTACGCTTTCACAGTTGATAGTCTGGTAACAAAGGGAAATGGCTTTTTTAGCTTTGATGACTCAACTTTCAGTAATGAAGATAATCCCGTAGCTACCATTAAGTCACTCTCATTCCAATTTGACGGTGACTCTACTGTTTACACTGAAAAAGATGATACCAAATACCCAAATTTTCCTCTTGTCTTTCCAACCACATCCTTAACAGGAAAAACATCTTTAGGATTAGACTATCTGTTCAACGATAAATCTAATCCTTCCAGTTCTATAAGTTACGAAATCATTGGTGATGATTTTACAATTTTCTCTAGAACTTCTCCAGATGCTGAACCGATATCAGGTAGAGTTTCCTATACACAAATACCTGAACCTACGCCCTTAATTGGTACTCTCTTTGCTTGTAGTCTGGGCTGGATGATGAAGAAAAAAGTAACATCAATGAAAAAGGTTAGATTTTAA
- a CDS encoding DUF262 domain-containing protein yields the protein MPVAIHATEKALFKVFSNDFAFSIPAYQRPYAWTKDQASELLSDLLSFLGDGSEAVTDANPYFLGSIVLIKGDKREADVVDGQQRLTTLTILLSVLRSLVNTNSASQITEFIYQKGNKLVGVPDDHYRLKVQERNEDFFRCYIQNEKGLDKLFKLDPSQLTDSQKNIQGNVTYFFKELSQLSEQQRERFVHYLMTCCFLVVVSTPDLDSAYRIFSILNARGLDLSLSDFLKSEVIGAIPQSQQEKYTKIWESEEEDLGRERFQELFAHIRMIDRKAKPRKTTLKEFREDILPKIEPQKFIEEVLKPYSDALEIINTANYRSDKDAETINSLLRWLNQIDNFDWIPPAILYFSRNSHNPGKLNQFFTDLERLATGLFILRADINDRIGRYAKLITAIEGNVDLYALESPLQLTPQEINRIIKTLDGDLYLIKRIRQYVLLRLDSTLSQGEARYDYSVITVEHVLPQNPSVGSTWLQWFPNEEERIQYVHRIGNLALLSRNKNAEAQNYDFDKKKEKYFAGKKGISPFVLTTQVLQQSEWTPAVIEQRQEDSLQSLRKIWRL from the coding sequence CAAGGTTTTTAGTAACGACTTCGCGTTTTCCATACCGGCTTATCAGCGTCCTTATGCATGGACAAAAGACCAAGCAAGTGAGTTGTTAAGTGATTTATTGTCTTTTTTAGGGGATGGTTCAGAAGCTGTAACTGATGCCAACCCTTATTTTTTGGGGAGTATAGTCCTCATTAAAGGTGACAAACGTGAGGCTGATGTAGTTGATGGACAGCAACGACTGACGACTCTCACAATTCTTTTATCTGTTCTACGAAGTTTGGTAAATACAAATAGCGCATCACAAATTACAGAATTCATTTATCAAAAAGGTAATAAACTTGTAGGTGTACCTGACGATCACTATCGCCTCAAAGTACAAGAAAGAAATGAAGATTTTTTCCGTTGCTATATACAAAATGAGAAAGGATTAGATAAACTCTTCAAACTTGATCCTTCACAATTGACAGATAGTCAAAAAAATATTCAAGGAAATGTAACCTATTTCTTTAAAGAACTAAGTCAACTCTCTGAGCAGCAGCGAGAGCGCTTTGTTCATTATTTAATGACCTGCTGTTTCTTAGTAGTTGTTTCCACACCTGATCTTGACTCAGCTTATCGTATATTTTCTATTCTAAATGCGCGTGGTCTAGACCTCTCGCTCAGTGATTTCCTTAAATCAGAGGTTATTGGAGCAATTCCTCAATCTCAACAGGAGAAATACACAAAAATCTGGGAATCAGAAGAAGAAGATTTAGGTCGAGAGAGGTTTCAAGAACTATTTGCCCATATCCGCATGATTGATCGTAAGGCTAAACCGCGTAAGACAACTCTCAAGGAATTTCGCGAAGATATATTGCCTAAGATAGAGCCACAGAAATTTATTGAGGAAGTATTAAAGCCTTATTCTGATGCTTTAGAAATTATCAATACGGCAAATTACCGAAGTGATAAAGATGCAGAAACGATTAATTCTTTGCTTCGATGGTTGAATCAAATAGACAACTTTGATTGGATTCCGCCAGCAATTCTCTATTTTTCTAGAAATAGCCATAATCCTGGTAAATTAAACCAGTTTTTTACTGATCTGGAGCGATTAGCAACAGGCTTATTCATTTTGCGGGCAGACATTAACGACCGGATCGGACGGTATGCAAAACTTATTACCGCTATTGAAGGAAATGTCGATCTATATGCACTTGAGTCACCCTTACAGCTAACTCCTCAAGAAATCAATCGAATCATTAAAACGCTTGATGGAGATTTATATCTTATCAAGCGAATTAGGCAATATGTTCTTCTGCGCCTTGACTCTACACTTTCCCAAGGGGAAGCGAGGTACGACTATTCAGTTATTACAGTTGAACACGTACTTCCTCAGAACCCAAGTGTAGGCAGTACGTGGCTTCAGTGGTTTCCGAATGAAGAAGAACGCATCCAGTATGTACATCGCATAGGTAACTTGGCGTTACTCTCTCGAAACAAGAATGCCGAGGCTCAAAACTACGATTTTGATAAAAAGAAAGAAAAGTATTTTGCTGGCAAAAAAGGGATTTCTCCTTTTGTTCTGACAACCCAAGTTTTACAGCAATCTGAATGGACTCCAGCAGTTATTGAGCAGCGACAAGAAGATTCTTTGCAAAGCCTGAGAAAAATATGGCGGCTGTAG